One genomic region from Candidatus Hydrogenedentota bacterium encodes:
- a CDS encoding HAD hydrolase family protein codes for MPVKIILSDIDGCISPEESIPWNTELFSRFAARCREASSATGTLAPITLCTGRPQPYVEVLLKILDIRLPAICESGAVLYTLHDNRSRFAPEIRPEQIRGLHALREFPDYPHLVYQFGKEAQMSLFTEKPEFFPEITRRVAAHAATIPGLELNIAPSHYYLNIDIKGVTKGSAIRLLLDELGIDRAEAAGIGDTMGDWSIREAVGFFACPANAVPRLREAADYVSPYRDIEGVLDILERPEMRRA; via the coding sequence ATGCCCGTAAAAATCATCCTCTCCGACATTGACGGCTGCATTTCCCCCGAGGAGTCCATCCCCTGGAACACCGAACTCTTCAGCCGCTTTGCCGCACGCTGCCGCGAGGCCTCCTCAGCCACGGGCACCCTGGCGCCAATCACCCTCTGCACGGGCCGTCCCCAGCCTTATGTCGAGGTATTGTTAAAGATACTGGACATCCGCCTCCCCGCCATCTGCGAGAGCGGCGCGGTGCTCTACACCCTCCACGACAACCGGTCTCGCTTCGCCCCGGAAATTCGGCCCGAGCAGATTCGCGGACTTCACGCACTGCGCGAGTTCCCCGATTACCCCCACCTGGTCTACCAGTTCGGAAAAGAGGCGCAGATGTCCCTTTTTACCGAAAAACCGGAGTTTTTCCCCGAAATCACCCGGCGTGTCGCGGCCCACGCCGCCACAATCCCCGGCTTGGAACTAAACATTGCGCCGTCGCATTATTATCTTAACATTGACATCAAGGGTGTGACCAAGGGCTCGGCCATCCGGTTGCTGCTGGACGAACTCGGCATAGACCGGGCGGAGGCCGCCGGCATCGGCGACACCATGGGCGACTGGTCCATCCGCGAGGCGGTGGGATTCTTTGCGTGTCCGGCGAACGCCGTGCCCAGGCTGCGGGAGGCGGCTGATTACGTCTCCCCCTACCGGGACATCGAGGGCGTGCTGGACATTTTGGAGCGTCCGGAGATGCGGCGCGCGTAA
- a CDS encoding response regulator — protein sequence MPEMGNYTRRVLVVDDLPENIRVLQAFLKPMGFDVDTAHCGEEALDKIAAVPPDVILLDLMMPGMDGFEVCRRVKRSEKTRHIPVIIITGLNDREANIRAIEAGADDFLIKPFDKVLLGARVKTSYQVKKLQDSLLEYQRELEDRVRERTREVERTREVTVLSLARLAESRDNETGEHLERMRRYARVLAVEMASWGRHPELKDPVFIENIYQTSPLHDIGKVGIPDGILLKPGALCDHEYATMKNHTIIGGDTLRETDLDEGVHSFLTMGRDIAYYHHEHWDGNGYPYGLKGEEIPLAARIVALADVYDALTSRRPYKKAFSHEQSREIILAAKGSHFDPDVVGAFLNCERQFEEIQFNFQNPVSDDNELPDQSAQSA from the coding sequence ATGCCCGAGATGGGAAACTACACCCGGCGCGTGCTTGTGGTGGATGACCTTCCTGAGAATATCCGTGTGTTGCAGGCGTTCTTGAAACCCATGGGTTTTGACGTGGACACCGCGCATTGCGGGGAGGAGGCCCTCGATAAAATTGCGGCCGTACCTCCCGATGTGATCCTGCTCGACCTGATGATGCCGGGCATGGACGGCTTTGAAGTCTGCCGCCGTGTGAAGCGCTCGGAAAAGACCCGGCATATTCCGGTCATCATCATCACCGGCCTGAACGACCGCGAAGCCAATATCCGGGCCATTGAGGCGGGCGCCGATGATTTTCTCATCAAGCCATTTGACAAGGTGCTGCTCGGGGCGCGGGTCAAAACCTCCTACCAGGTGAAAAAGCTTCAGGACTCCCTGCTGGAATACCAGCGGGAACTGGAGGACCGCGTGCGCGAGCGAACCCGCGAAGTCGAACGCACCCGCGAAGTCACCGTGCTCAGTCTGGCGCGGCTGGCGGAATCGCGGGACAACGAGACGGGGGAGCATCTGGAGCGCATGCGGCGCTACGCCCGTGTGCTGGCGGTGGAAATGGCCTCCTGGGGCAGGCATCCCGAACTGAAAGACCCGGTTTTCATTGAAAACATCTATCAAACCAGCCCCCTTCACGACATTGGGAAGGTGGGCATTCCCGATGGAATCCTGCTCAAGCCCGGCGCCCTATGCGACCACGAATACGCCACCATGAAAAACCACACCATCATAGGGGGCGACACGCTGCGGGAGACGGACCTGGACGAGGGGGTCCACTCGTTCCTGACCATGGGACGGGACATCGCCTACTACCACCACGAGCATTGGGATGGCAATGGATATCCTTACGGGCTGAAAGGGGAGGAAATTCCCCTGGCGGCCCGCATTGTGGCGCTTGCGGACGTGTACGACGCATTGACATCCCGGCGTCCCTACAAAAAAGCCTTCAGCCACGAACAGTCACGTGAAATCATTCTCGCCGCCAAGGGGTCGCATTTTGACCCCGACGTGGTCGGGGCTTTTTTGAACTGTGAGCGCCAGTTTGAGGAAATCCAGTTCAACTTCCAGAATCCGGTCAGTGATGATAATGAGTTGCCTGACCAGTCGGCGCAGTCCGCATAG
- the cobA gene encoding uroporphyrinogen-III C-methyltransferase: MVEKRCGKVYLVGAGPGDPGLLTLRGRDCLARAEVVVYDKLAHPALLRLAPQAEHIFAGKRAGRHSLPQPDIDRLLVELARRPAVVVRLKGGDPFIFGRGGEEALALAASGIPFEVVPGVSAGVAAPAYAGIPVTHRGLSTSVTFLTGHAFDSATGGESLRRIALDGTLAVFMGAAHVGEIAESLISLGRTADTPAAVIEWGTWARQRTVRGTLGGICGACAAAGVQPPALFVVGAVAGLGEHLDWFSRRPLGGLRVVLTHAAEREGPLEALLGERGADILNFPTLRAEREPLSPEVEPGGHDWLLLTSVNAVQCVFDLLEERGLDARALAGCTIASVGATTADALRGRFLRPDVECAGYEPDAVAEMLDRHRPLLGASVLLPRADVARTALAPALAARGASVTELAAYHSRPERPPRERVEALLAFKPELVVFTNAKAVRNFGEILTAGEMGQLESSAAFAAIGPVTARALRDAGLEVALEPERHTLEGLAEAVEAWWTRK; encoded by the coding sequence ATGGTGGAAAAACGATGCGGAAAAGTCTATCTGGTGGGCGCGGGCCCCGGTGATCCGGGCCTGCTGACCCTGCGAGGCCGGGACTGCCTCGCCCGCGCGGAGGTGGTGGTGTATGACAAGCTGGCGCATCCGGCGCTGTTGCGGCTTGCCCCGCAGGCCGAGCACATATTCGCGGGGAAGCGCGCGGGCCGCCACAGTCTCCCCCAGCCGGACATAGACCGCCTGCTGGTGGAGCTGGCCCGGCGCCCGGCGGTGGTGGTGCGCCTCAAGGGCGGCGACCCGTTCATTTTCGGGCGCGGCGGCGAGGAGGCCCTGGCCCTGGCCGCGTCGGGCATCCCCTTCGAGGTGGTGCCGGGGGTGAGCGCGGGGGTTGCCGCGCCGGCCTATGCGGGCATCCCCGTGACGCACCGGGGACTTTCCACCAGCGTGACCTTTCTCACCGGGCACGCCTTTGACTCCGCAACCGGCGGCGAGTCCCTGCGGCGCATCGCCCTGGACGGCACGTTGGCGGTTTTCATGGGCGCGGCGCATGTCGGGGAAATCGCGGAGAGCCTGATTTCCCTCGGGCGTACGGCGGACACCCCCGCCGCGGTGATTGAATGGGGCACCTGGGCGCGCCAGCGCACGGTGCGCGGCACGCTGGGCGGCATTTGCGGGGCCTGCGCGGCGGCGGGCGTCCAGCCGCCCGCTCTGTTTGTCGTCGGCGCGGTGGCGGGTTTGGGGGAGCATTTGGACTGGTTCAGCCGCAGGCCATTGGGCGGGCTGCGCGTGGTGCTGACCCATGCCGCCGAACGGGAGGGGCCGCTGGAGGCGCTGCTTGGGGAGCGGGGCGCGGACATTCTGAATTTCCCCACCCTGCGCGCGGAAAGGGAGCCCCTGTCGCCGGAGGTTGAACCCGGAGGGCATGACTGGCTGCTGCTGACCAGCGTGAACGCCGTGCAGTGCGTGTTTGACCTGCTGGAGGAACGGGGACTGGACGCGCGCGCCCTCGCGGGATGCACAATCGCCTCTGTGGGCGCGACCACCGCCGACGCGTTACGCGGGCGCTTTCTGCGTCCGGACGTGGAGTGCGCCGGTTATGAGCCCGACGCCGTCGCGGAAATGTTGGACCGCCACAGACCGCTTCTCGGCGCGTCGGTACTGCTGCCCCGCGCGGATGTGGCGCGCACCGCTCTGGCCCCCGCGCTGGCGGCGCGGGGCGCGTCGGTCACGGAACTGGCCGCCTACCACAGCCGGCCTGAACGTCCCCCCCGCGAGCGGGTCGAGGCGTTGCTGGCGTTTAAGCCGGAACTGGTGGTCTTCACCAACGCCAAGGCAGTCCGGAACTTTGGGGAAATATTGACCGCCGGGGAAATGGGGCAACTGGAATCATCCGCCGCCTTCGCCGCCATCGGACCGGTGACAGCCCGAGCCCTGCGCGATGCGGGGTTGGAAGTGGCCTTGGAGCCGGAGCGGCACACTCTGGAGGGACTGGCGGAGGCCGTGGAGGCGTGGTGGACCCGGAAATAA
- a CDS encoding sodium:solute symporter, giving the protein MSYLGTLDYAVIAGYLLILLAIGWFLKNAASASLEDYFIGDRKIPWWALGITGMSSFLDMTGTMIITSFLFMLGPRGLFIEFRGGAVLVLAFMMLWTGKWHRRSQCITGAEWMIFRFGDGAGGRFAQLVSVLAGVVGTVGMLAYLMKGAGLFLSMFMPFTPFWCSVIMIGVATIYTVMSGFYGVVVTDLFQSLCIMAAVVMVTVLAVLKVGSADELNALALQVTGNGEWMSAMPRWETTMPAGYEAYRHLLMFAMFYLLRNVFGGLGSGSDPKYFGARNDRECGTLTLLWTATMTFRWPMMMGFAVLGLYLVRDLFPDLGAVAMAVGAIREHVPGIGEAQWSEIVSAIAHQPGNYSPELIARLGELLGDDWGRKLLLTSFHGTINPEQILPAVLLYDIPLGFRGLMLVALVAAAMSTFDATVNATTGLMTRDVYQKFIRPRAANNELIYASWIFTVSQVLIALLFAYSIKSINDIWGWIIMGLGGGLMIPGVLRLYWWRFNGGGFAIGTGVGLTAAVLQKFYYPGLDERLQFLFLGGIGLAATVIGTFITRPTDRNVLENFYRVTRPFGFWGPLKSILAEDVRLRMEDEHRRDLIALPFALLCQVCLFLMPMTLIIRNLAAFGVTAGIFLACGTVLYCVWFRHLPAKNYE; this is encoded by the coding sequence GTGTCTTATCTTGGTACGCTGGATTATGCCGTCATCGCGGGGTATCTGCTGATCCTTCTGGCAATTGGATGGTTCCTCAAAAACGCCGCATCCGCCAGTCTGGAGGACTACTTCATCGGGGACCGGAAGATTCCCTGGTGGGCGCTGGGCATCACGGGCATGTCCTCCTTCCTTGACATGACGGGCACCATGATCATCACCTCCTTTCTCTTCATGCTCGGACCCCGCGGCCTCTTCATCGAGTTCCGGGGCGGCGCGGTGCTGGTGCTGGCCTTCATGATGCTCTGGACCGGCAAATGGCACCGCCGCTCGCAGTGCATTACCGGCGCGGAGTGGATGATCTTTCGCTTTGGCGACGGGGCGGGGGGGCGTTTCGCGCAGTTGGTGTCCGTGCTGGCCGGGGTGGTGGGCACCGTCGGCATGTTGGCCTACCTGATGAAGGGCGCCGGACTGTTCCTGTCCATGTTCATGCCGTTTACCCCGTTCTGGTGCTCCGTCATCATGATCGGCGTGGCCACGATCTACACCGTCATGTCCGGCTTCTACGGCGTGGTGGTCACCGACCTCTTCCAGTCGCTGTGCATCATGGCCGCCGTGGTCATGGTCACCGTGTTGGCGGTGCTTAAGGTTGGGAGCGCCGACGAACTCAACGCCCTGGCCCTCCAGGTGACCGGCAATGGGGAGTGGATGAGCGCCATGCCCCGCTGGGAGACAACCATGCCGGCGGGCTACGAGGCGTACCGGCACCTGCTCATGTTCGCCATGTTCTATCTGTTGCGGAATGTTTTCGGCGGCCTCGGCTCCGGTAGCGACCCGAAATATTTTGGGGCGCGCAATGACCGCGAGTGCGGCACCCTCACCCTCCTCTGGACCGCCACCATGACCTTCCGCTGGCCCATGATGATGGGGTTCGCCGTGCTTGGCCTGTATCTCGTCCGCGACCTGTTCCCCGACCTGGGCGCCGTCGCCATGGCAGTGGGCGCCATAAGGGAGCATGTGCCTGGAATTGGCGAGGCGCAATGGAGTGAAATCGTCTCGGCCATCGCCCATCAGCCGGGGAATTACAGTCCGGAGCTCATTGCCCGCCTCGGCGAACTGCTCGGCGACGACTGGGGAAGGAAACTGCTCCTGACCAGTTTCCACGGCACCATCAACCCCGAGCAGATTCTGCCCGCCGTGCTCCTTTACGACATCCCCCTCGGCTTCCGGGGGTTGATGCTGGTGGCGCTGGTCGCGGCGGCCATGTCCACCTTTGACGCCACGGTGAACGCCACCACGGGGCTCATGACCCGCGATGTGTACCAGAAGTTTATCCGGCCCCGCGCGGCAAACAATGAACTGATTTACGCAAGCTGGATTTTCACGGTTTCCCAGGTGCTCATCGCCCTTCTTTTCGCCTACTCCATCAAGAGCATCAACGACATCTGGGGCTGGATCATCATGGGCCTCGGCGGCGGACTGATGATTCCCGGCGTGCTGCGCCTGTACTGGTGGCGCTTCAACGGCGGCGGCTTCGCCATAGGCACCGGCGTGGGCCTCACCGCGGCGGTGCTTCAGAAGTTCTACTATCCGGGCCTTGACGAGCGGCTTCAGTTCCTGTTCCTTGGCGGTATCGGCCTTGCGGCCACCGTCATCGGCACATTCATCACCAGGCCCACGGACCGCAATGTGCTTGAAAACTTCTACAGGGTCACCCGGCCTTTCGGGTTCTGGGGTCCGCTGAAGTCCATCCTGGCGGAGGATGTGCGGCTGCGCATGGAGGACGAGCACCGCCGCGACCTCATCGCGCTGCCTTTCGCGCTGCTTTGCCAAGTCTGCCTTTTCCTCATGCCCATGACACTCATTATCCGGAATCTTGCCGCGTTTGGCGTGACCGCCGGAATCTTCCTGGCCTGCGGAACGGTTTTGTATTGTGTGTGGTTTCGGCATCTGCCCGCCAAAAACTATGAATAG
- the pbpC gene encoding penicillin-binding protein 1C: MAPFRRAAVFALSACICITAALALFPALADIPLRVLASCLPPLDPAPYLATPRSGEVTDRDGRLLCAFLDKDEQWRFPRPLADISPRLAEATIAAEDKRFWSHPGVDPWAVARAVVQNLTGRRIASGASTLTMQVVKNTERTPRNWRGKTGQALAALRLERAVDKQAVLSAYLNGAPYGGNLVGAEAAARRWFGKPASELTLPEAALLAGLPKSPTGLNPLNRPERALARRNHVLRLMAECGAVTPEDAETAMAAPLGAAWHELPRLAPHLAMRLRGEVRNGAAVRTTLDARIQSETEQAVARHLLRFDGAVTNAAVIIADVGEGSMLARVGSAAFFDEKIAGQVDLCRRPRSPGSTLKPFTYALAMERNLLYATEQFLDDDLDFGAYHPSNFDGGFNGLVSAEEALRLSLNIPAVMALERVGAEQLRDFLRQAGMTSLTRSAAEYGLGLTLGGAGVSLESLADAYMMLARMGEFSPIQWRAGTDGHGPTQTGKSEPPTRLLARGTALTVWNMLDQPMPDDLHRNLVSTGGVPPKICWKTGTSAGFHDAWAVLFNRHYLVAVWLGNNSGAPSRHLVGARAALPLAARLFRGLPHHGGPSWPARGNDLVEVTVCAMTGLPASDVCPATQTALFPRTQYLHRRCAVHQPAESGGRPVECWPASPRRWDLARIPRHLPETTLENGGESARKLLAVTSPADKSEFLLTGAPNSDRIPLTASIQDREEVQWYVDGRYLGSSGPQKPLYWELAAGTRRITCMARNGDTANATIVVSGI, from the coding sequence TTGGCCCCTTTCCGCCGCGCGGCTGTTTTTGCCCTGTCCGCCTGCATTTGCATCACCGCCGCCCTTGCCCTCTTCCCGGCGCTGGCGGATATCCCCCTGCGTGTCCTAGCCTCCTGTCTTCCCCCGCTAGACCCCGCGCCATACCTGGCAACGCCCCGCTCGGGCGAGGTCACAGACCGGGACGGCCGCCTGCTGTGCGCCTTTCTGGACAAGGATGAGCAGTGGCGCTTTCCCCGGCCTTTGGCGGACATCAGTCCCCGTCTTGCGGAGGCCACCATTGCCGCGGAGGATAAGCGCTTCTGGTCCCATCCCGGTGTGGACCCCTGGGCGGTGGCCCGCGCTGTGGTCCAAAACCTGACCGGACGCCGCATCGCCTCCGGCGCGTCCACCCTCACCATGCAGGTGGTGAAGAACACGGAGCGCACCCCCCGCAATTGGCGGGGCAAGACGGGCCAGGCCCTCGCGGCCCTGCGCCTCGAACGCGCGGTCGACAAGCAGGCCGTGTTGTCGGCCTATCTGAACGGCGCCCCCTACGGCGGCAATCTGGTGGGCGCCGAGGCCGCCGCCCGCCGCTGGTTTGGCAAGCCCGCCTCCGAACTCACCCTGCCCGAGGCGGCCCTGCTGGCGGGACTCCCCAAATCGCCCACGGGGCTGAACCCCCTGAACCGGCCCGAACGCGCCCTGGCCCGCCGCAACCATGTCCTGCGCCTCATGGCGGAGTGCGGCGCCGTCACCCCGGAAGATGCGGAAACCGCCATGGCCGCGCCTTTGGGTGCGGCATGGCACGAACTCCCCCGGCTCGCCCCGCACCTGGCCATGCGCCTGCGCGGCGAGGTCCGGAATGGCGCCGCCGTCCGCACCACTCTCGACGCGCGGATTCAGTCGGAAACCGAGCAGGCCGTTGCGCGGCACCTGCTGCGTTTTGACGGCGCCGTCACCAACGCCGCCGTCATCATCGCCGACGTGGGGGAGGGCTCCATGCTCGCCAGGGTGGGCTCCGCCGCGTTCTTTGACGAAAAAATCGCGGGCCAGGTGGACCTCTGCCGCCGCCCCCGGTCGCCCGGCTCCACCCTGAAACCCTTCACCTACGCCCTGGCGATGGAGCGCAACCTGCTCTACGCGACCGAGCAGTTCCTGGATGACGACCTCGATTTCGGCGCCTACCACCCCTCAAACTTTGACGGTGGGTTCAACGGCCTGGTTTCCGCCGAAGAGGCCCTGCGACTCTCCCTGAACATCCCCGCCGTAATGGCCCTCGAACGGGTGGGCGCGGAACAGCTCCGCGATTTCCTGCGGCAGGCGGGCATGACCAGCCTCACCCGGTCCGCAGCAGAATACGGACTGGGTCTTACCTTGGGCGGCGCGGGGGTCTCCCTCGAATCCCTGGCGGACGCCTACATGATGCTGGCGCGGATGGGCGAGTTTTCCCCCATCCAATGGCGTGCGGGCACGGACGGACACGGACCGACACAGACGGGGAAATCTGAGCCCCCAACCCGGCTTCTCGCGCGGGGCACGGCCCTCACCGTGTGGAACATGCTTGACCAGCCCATGCCGGACGACCTCCACCGCAACCTCGTGTCCACCGGCGGCGTGCCCCCCAAGATATGCTGGAAGACCGGCACCTCCGCCGGCTTCCATGACGCATGGGCCGTCCTGTTCAACCGGCACTACCTCGTGGCCGTGTGGCTGGGCAACAACTCCGGCGCGCCGTCCCGGCATCTGGTGGGTGCGCGGGCGGCCCTGCCCCTGGCCGCGCGGCTCTTCCGCGGCCTGCCCCACCATGGCGGCCCGTCCTGGCCCGCGCGGGGGAATGACCTGGTCGAAGTCACCGTCTGCGCCATGACCGGACTCCCCGCATCGGATGTCTGCCCCGCCACACAGACCGCCCTTTTCCCCCGAACCCAATACCTGCACCGGCGCTGCGCCGTCCACCAGCCCGCCGAATCCGGTGGACGACCCGTGGAATGCTGGCCCGCCTCGCCCCGACGCTGGGACCTGGCCCGCATCCCCCGGCATCTTCCGGAAACCACCCTCGAAAACGGCGGGGAAAGCGCGCGCAAACTCTTGGCCGTCACCTCCCCGGCGGACAAATCCGAATTCCTCCTCACTGGCGCGCCCAATAGCGACCGCATCCCTCTCACCGCCTCCATCCAGGACCGCGAGGAGGTGCAATGGTACGTGGACGGGCGATATCTGGGAAGCTCCGGACCCCAGAAGCCCCTCTACTGGGAACTCGCGGCCGGCACCCGGCGCATCACCTGCATGGCCCGGAACGGCGACACCGCCAACGCTACCATTGTCGTTTCCGGAATCTAA